In Hamadaea flava, a genomic segment contains:
- a CDS encoding GTP-binding protein: MVSGLREDGSSPAYAVPTSLKVVVAGGLGAGKSTLVGSVSEITPLHTEEVYTTKDPRTGVRRSSTVTMDFGWLTFDEDLVLYLFSAPGQEGLWPLWDEVALGALGAIVLADTNRLSDCFAAIDYFEQRGTPFMIAVNPFFGRQSFDLPTVRAALALRPGVPVVQCDVRDPRAGRELLVTLIEHVHTRTMAEAAA; the protein is encoded by the coding sequence ATGGTCTCCGGACTTCGCGAAGACGGCAGCAGCCCCGCTTACGCCGTGCCGACCTCTTTGAAGGTCGTCGTCGCGGGCGGCCTCGGCGCCGGCAAGTCCACCCTGGTCGGTTCGGTCAGCGAGATCACGCCGCTGCACACCGAAGAGGTCTACACCACGAAGGACCCGCGCACCGGCGTACGCCGATCGAGCACGGTGACGATGGACTTCGGCTGGCTCACCTTCGACGAGGATCTCGTCCTCTACCTGTTCAGCGCGCCGGGCCAGGAAGGCCTGTGGCCGCTGTGGGACGAGGTCGCGCTAGGCGCCCTCGGGGCGATCGTGCTCGCCGACACCAACCGGCTGAGCGACTGCTTCGCCGCCATCGACTACTTCGAGCAGCGCGGCACGCCCTTCATGATCGCGGTCAACCCGTTCTTCGGCCGTCAGTCGTTCGACCTGCCGACCGTGCGGGCCGCGCTCGCGCTGCGGCCGGGCGTACCGGTCGTCCAGTGTGACGTCCGCGACCCGCGCGCCGGCCGCGAGCTGCTGGTGACCTTGATCGAGCACGTCCACACCCGGACCATGGCCGAGGCAGCCGCTTAG
- a CDS encoding sensor histidine kinase: MSFRLRVLLLTVVLVATSSAATAWLTLQQANQALTSYVAASHRDVEDAVAELAAYGRTHPTWSGVENPVRTLAGRLNQRIRVVADSGAVLADSDVLAGRTARPTVGAPSLVDARPVVGFPSGLDAYGRFRFVMTVADNFYRGWIMTACAAEAGADVRVVETKGKPPYFEMIGGAEATRSACNRRAKESDRPRGPMDTRGKECLNRDEDGSCLIGLLNEDLAAYAPKPVQVYLGALDEVPARGIPARAIGLAAAAVVLVTAVSAVLLSRRVLRPIGALTTASRAMATQGRADPVPVTGHDELAELARAFNRMAGSLAASEERQRQLIADVAHELRTPLANLRGYLEALEDGVMPPSRELFASLHEEALLQQRIVDDLQDLAMAEAGVLAYHRTTVDIAELAETVRTAHAAVAEAAGLSVEVRTDGEPTVYADPDRLRQVLGNLLRNAITATPAGGRITLTVTADGSAATVAVSDTGRGIASADLPHVFDRLWRADPARKRGGSGLGLAIARQLVSDHGGTIDVTSTVGVGTTFTVRLPHPT, translated from the coding sequence ATGAGTTTCCGGCTGCGGGTCCTCCTGCTGACGGTGGTGCTGGTGGCGACGTCGTCGGCCGCCACCGCCTGGTTGACCCTGCAACAGGCCAACCAAGCCCTGACGAGCTACGTCGCGGCCAGCCATCGCGACGTCGAGGACGCGGTCGCCGAGCTGGCCGCCTATGGGCGTACGCATCCGACCTGGTCCGGCGTCGAGAATCCGGTGCGGACCCTGGCCGGACGGCTCAACCAGCGCATCCGCGTGGTCGCCGATTCCGGGGCCGTCCTCGCCGACTCCGACGTGCTCGCCGGCCGGACCGCCCGGCCGACCGTCGGCGCTCCGTCGCTGGTGGATGCCCGCCCGGTCGTCGGCTTCCCGTCCGGCTTGGACGCATACGGCCGATTCCGATTCGTCATGACCGTCGCGGACAACTTCTACCGCGGCTGGATCATGACGGCCTGCGCCGCCGAAGCCGGTGCCGACGTACGTGTCGTCGAGACCAAGGGCAAGCCGCCGTACTTCGAGATGATCGGCGGTGCGGAGGCGACCCGCAGCGCATGCAACCGCCGAGCCAAAGAATCCGACCGGCCGCGGGGGCCGATGGACACCCGGGGCAAGGAGTGCCTGAATCGCGACGAGGACGGCTCCTGTCTGATCGGGTTGCTGAACGAGGACCTCGCGGCGTACGCCCCAAAGCCCGTCCAGGTCTATCTCGGCGCGCTGGACGAGGTCCCGGCCCGGGGCATCCCGGCGCGGGCCATCGGCCTGGCAGCGGCTGCGGTCGTGCTGGTCACCGCGGTGAGCGCCGTCCTGCTGAGCCGCCGGGTGCTGCGGCCCATCGGCGCGCTCACCACCGCCTCCCGCGCGATGGCGACGCAGGGCCGGGCCGACCCCGTCCCGGTCACCGGCCACGACGAGCTGGCGGAACTGGCGCGGGCCTTCAACCGCATGGCCGGGTCGCTGGCGGCCAGCGAGGAACGGCAGCGACAGCTCATCGCCGACGTGGCCCACGAACTGCGTACGCCCCTGGCGAACCTGCGCGGCTATCTCGAGGCGCTCGAAGACGGCGTGATGCCGCCGAGCCGCGAGCTGTTCGCCTCCCTGCACGAGGAAGCCCTGTTGCAGCAGCGCATCGTGGACGACCTGCAGGACTTGGCGATGGCCGAGGCCGGCGTGCTCGCGTACCACCGGACGACGGTGGATATCGCCGAGCTGGCGGAGACCGTGCGGACGGCCCATGCCGCCGTCGCCGAGGCGGCCGGGCTGAGTGTGGAAGTGCGCACCGACGGCGAACCGACCGTGTACGCCGACCCGGACCGGCTTCGCCAGGTCTTGGGCAACCTCCTCCGCAACGCGATCACCGCGACCCCGGCCGGCGGCCGGATCACCCTGACCGTCACGGCGGACGGCTCGGCCGCAACCGTGGCGGTGAGCGACACGGGACGCGGGATCGCGTCCGCCGATCTGCCGCACGTGTTCGACCGGCTCTGGCGGGCCGACCCGGCCCGGAAACGCGGCGGCAGCGGCCTCGGGCTGGCCATCGCCCGGCAACTCGTCAGCGACCACGGCGGCACGATCGACGTGACGAGCACGGTCGGCGTCGGCACCACCTTCACCGTCCGCCTCCCCCACCCCACTTGA
- the lpdA gene encoding dihydrolipoyl dehydrogenase — protein MSEHFDVVVLGAGPGGYTAAVRAAQLGKKVAVVEERFWGGVCLNIGCIPSKALLRNAELAHIFRDEQKLFGIQVEGTVKFDYTAAFERSRKVADGRVKGVNFLMKKNSITQYNARGTFLDDHTLQVGDERITFDNCIIATGSVTRLIPGTRLSERVVTYEEQILTDQLPGSIIIAGAGAIGVEFAYVLHNYGVKVTIVEFLDRLVPLEDEEVSAELAKRYKRMGVEIHTGTRVDAIEDSGPKVRVTVTKDGRQQVLEADKVLQAIGFAPRVEGYGLEKAGVRLTQRGAIDVDGRCRTNVPHIYAIGDVTAKLMLAHAAEAMGIIAAETIGDAETMELDYVMIPRATYCQPQIASFGWTEAQARERGFDVKVAKFPFSANGKSNGLGDTVGFVKVISDDKHGEILGAHLIGPEVTELLPELTLAQLWDLTVHEVARNVHAHPTLGEAVKEAIHGLSGHMINM, from the coding sequence ATGAGTGAGCACTTCGACGTCGTCGTGCTGGGCGCCGGGCCCGGCGGATACACCGCGGCGGTCCGCGCCGCCCAACTGGGCAAGAAGGTCGCCGTCGTCGAGGAACGCTTCTGGGGCGGCGTGTGCCTCAACATCGGCTGCATCCCGTCGAAGGCCCTGCTCCGCAACGCCGAGCTGGCGCACATCTTCCGGGACGAGCAGAAGCTGTTCGGCATCCAGGTCGAGGGCACGGTGAAGTTCGACTACACGGCGGCGTTCGAGCGCAGCCGCAAGGTCGCCGACGGCCGGGTCAAGGGCGTCAACTTCCTGATGAAGAAGAACTCGATCACGCAGTACAACGCGCGCGGCACCTTCCTCGACGACCACACGCTGCAGGTCGGCGACGAGCGGATCACGTTCGACAACTGCATCATCGCCACCGGATCGGTGACCCGCCTGATCCCCGGCACCCGGCTCTCCGAGCGCGTCGTGACCTACGAGGAGCAGATCCTCACCGACCAGCTCCCCGGGAGCATCATCATCGCCGGGGCCGGCGCGATCGGCGTCGAGTTCGCGTACGTCCTGCACAACTACGGGGTCAAGGTCACCATCGTCGAATTCCTCGACCGGCTCGTCCCGCTGGAGGACGAGGAGGTCTCGGCCGAGCTGGCCAAGCGCTACAAGCGCATGGGCGTCGAGATCCACACCGGCACCCGGGTCGACGCGATCGAGGACAGCGGCCCCAAGGTCCGCGTGACGGTCACCAAGGACGGGCGACAGCAGGTGCTCGAGGCCGACAAGGTGCTCCAGGCCATCGGCTTCGCGCCCCGCGTCGAGGGTTACGGTCTCGAGAAGGCAGGGGTACGCCTGACGCAGCGCGGCGCGATCGACGTCGACGGCCGGTGCCGGACGAACGTCCCCCACATCTACGCCATCGGGGATGTGACCGCGAAGCTCATGCTGGCGCATGCCGCCGAGGCGATGGGCATCATCGCGGCCGAGACGATCGGCGACGCGGAGACGATGGAGCTGGACTACGTCATGATCCCGCGGGCGACCTACTGCCAGCCGCAGATCGCCAGCTTCGGGTGGACCGAGGCGCAGGCCCGCGAGCGTGGCTTCGACGTCAAGGTCGCGAAGTTCCCGTTCTCCGCCAACGGCAAGTCCAACGGGCTCGGCGACACGGTCGGCTTCGTCAAGGTCATCAGCGACGACAAGCACGGGGAGATCCTCGGCGCGCACCTGATCGGCCCGGAGGTGACCGAGCTGCTGCCCGAGCTGACCCTGGCCCAGCTCTGGGATCTGACCGTGCACGAGGTCGCCCGCAACGTGCACGCCCACCCGACCCTCGGCGAGGCGGTCAAGGAGGCGATTCACGGCCTGTCCGGCCACATGATCAACATGTGA
- a CDS encoding Type 1 glutamine amidotransferase-like domain-containing protein, producing MAGPIALVGSGEYTDAMFDVDKHLLDGRPRRYVQIPTAAAPEGDGSLNRWISLGQRHAEKLDAQPVPLVVRTRQDAEDPAFVEELTRETPGLIYFSGGNPLYLTETFRDTKLWAAIVTLWENGAALAGCSAGAMAFGGWVPDIRHPTKAGAPGLGLVPGLRVLPHFDKFLGRMPNLMLRPLLRPREGMRTPGSLSGEPPEVRSVGIDEDTALVGDGREWTVWGRSQAWLLDGGHREGIASGSAVTL from the coding sequence ATGGCAGGACCCATCGCCCTGGTCGGCTCCGGCGAGTACACCGACGCCATGTTCGACGTCGACAAGCACCTGCTCGACGGGCGTCCGCGGCGGTACGTCCAGATCCCGACGGCCGCCGCGCCCGAGGGCGACGGCAGCCTGAACCGCTGGATCTCGCTGGGCCAGCGGCATGCCGAGAAGCTGGACGCCCAGCCGGTGCCGCTGGTCGTGCGTACCCGGCAGGACGCCGAGGATCCCGCGTTCGTCGAGGAGCTCACCCGGGAGACGCCCGGCCTGATCTACTTCTCCGGCGGTAATCCGCTCTACCTCACCGAGACCTTCCGCGACACGAAACTGTGGGCGGCCATCGTCACGTTGTGGGAGAACGGCGCCGCGCTGGCCGGGTGCAGCGCGGGGGCCATGGCCTTCGGCGGCTGGGTCCCCGACATCCGGCATCCCACCAAGGCCGGCGCGCCCGGTCTGGGGCTGGTGCCGGGGTTGCGGGTGTTGCCGCACTTCGACAAGTTCCTGGGCCGGATGCCGAATCTGATGCTGCGGCCGCTGCTGCGACCCCGCGAGGGCATGAGGACGCCGGGGAGCCTCTCGGGTGAGCCGCCAGAAGTGCGGTCAGTCGGGATCGACGAGGACACCGCGCTGGTCGGCGACGGCCGCGAGTGGACCGTCTGGGGCCGATCGCAGGCGTGGCTGCTCGACGGCGGACATCGCGAGGGCATCGCGTCAGGTTCCGCCGTGACCCTGTAA